CCGCACGATCCGATAGACGGCTGGATCGAGCGGCAGCGGTTCCTCGCGACCCGAGCGGTCGACCCACGCGAGCGTGCGCAACTCGGAGCCGGCGGCGCGACGCAGGTACGCCAGAACGCCGGTGCGGCTCAGCGCGGCGCCGGCGAGCGACTCGTCGGTGTCCAGCAGCTCGTTGGCCCACGTCTGATACGGCACGGGATCCCCGGTCACGCGCAGCTCGCCCGGATCGAACCCGACCAGGTAAACGCCCTCGCCGCCTGCGCCGCGTTGGTACAACAGGTGGCCGCTTTCGAGATAGGCGCTGACGATGCCGTCCAGGAGCCTGCTCGTGTCCCCGGTCGCGGGCGAGTACACGGCGGACCACGCGGATGCCAATGCTTCCCGGTCGTTCCGCACGTTCGGCACGACCGTGAAGAGGATCTCGTCCCGACCCGGAATGGCCAGGGGATAGATGTGAGCGAACTCCCCGTCGTCCAGGGTGGTAAGGGGCTCGGGAGAGCCGCCGGTTGCCGGCACCCTCCGCAAGCCCGTGCGCAGTCCGCCCAGCACGAGCGTGTCGTCGGGAAGCCAGACCGCGCCCCGGAAACCGGGACCGATCTCGGCAATCGGCAGGCGGCCGCCGCCGGCGAGCGACAAGCGGTACAGCGTGGAGCCGTCGTCTTCCCGCGTCAGGAACGCCACCTGTAGGCTGTCGGGCGAGAAGACCAGGAAGTCTCCGCCGATGCCCTCGGAGCCGGCCACCGGCGTCGTGTAGAACGAGTCGAGCGGACGCGCGTAGAGACGGTCCACCTCGCCGTCGCCGGCGCCGTAGACCACGACGCTGCCGTCGGGCGACACGCCGAAGGGCCGGGTCACCCGGTGGCCGGCGGGAGCGTCGATGACGAAGCGCTGCACGTCGGGGGTGGGGAGCACGGGAGCCGGCTTGAGAGCCCAGCCCGCGGCGGCGGCGATGATCGCGGCGCCGGCGACGCTGCCTGCGAACCACGGGCGCGAGGGCGCCGACTGCGCCACCGATTCGACCGCGTGCGCCTCGCTGGAGTCCGTCTGCGCGACCCAGCGCAGCTCCCGCTTCAGGTCGCGCACGGTCTGCCAACGGTCGTCGGGGTCCTTTGCCAGACACGTCTCGACCAACCGGCCCAGCGTGGTCGGGGCCAGCGGCTGGACCTCCACAATCGCCGGGGGCTGGTCCTTGACGACGGCGCTGATGATGCTCGCCTGCCCCGCGCCCTCGAAGGCCCGGCGTCCGGTGATCATCTCGTAGAGCGTGGCGCCGAAGGCGAAGACGTCGGAGCGGACGTCGGCGGGTTTGCCGTCGAGCTGCTCCGGGGACATGTAGTTCAGCGTGCCGAGGATCGTCCCCTCGGCGGTCAGCGCCGCGGTGCGGGTCGGGGCCTCGTCGGCGTCGGTTTCCTGTTGCCCGGCTCCGAGCTTCGCCAGTCCGAAGTCGAGCAGCTTCACGCCGTCAGGGGTGAGCATCACGTTGCCCGGCTTGAGGTCGCGGTGCACGATTCCCTGCCGGTGCGCCGCGTCGAGGGCTTCCGCGACGGCGATGCCGATCGACAGCGCCTCGTCGAGCGGAAGGGGGCCGCGCTCGAGGCGGGCGGCCAGCGACTCGCCCCCGAGCAGCTCCATGACCAGGTAGTCGGTGCCGTCCTGGTTGCCGATGTCGTGCAGCGTGCAGATGTGCGGATGGCTCAGCCCGGCCACCGCCCGCGCCTCGCGCTCGAAGCGTTCGCGCGCCTCGGGGTTGGCGGCGACCTGCTGCGTCAGGACCTTGACGGCGACCGAGCGGTCGAGCCGGGTATCGGTGGCGCGGTAGACCTCGCCCATGCCCCCGGCCCCGAGGGGAGCCTGGATCTCGTAGGGGCCCAGCCTGTCGCCGGTGCTGAGGGGCATCGGTCAGGGAGCCGGCTCGGGCGCGTCCCGCCCGCTTCCGAACTCCGGAAACTACGAGTCCATGTTAGCACCGCAGATGGTCCGGACCATCTCGTCCAGGTAGGCCCGATCGACCAGCGAATCCATGCCCCCGGACCAGGTGGCGAGGTTCCTGTGTCCCTTGTCGAGGTCGATGGAAACCTCCGGTATCCGGAGGAACGCCGCCAGCCGTTGTCGAGACCGAACCAGCTCGGGGCACGAAACCCTGGCATGCGTCCGTCAGAACGCATAGCCCATGACGTACAGGCCGATACCCGTGGCGGACGAGAGGCACAGGCCCACGAAGGCGAGCCTGCCCAGGCGCCGGTGCCTCCGGCCGAAGGGGCCGGGGAGGGTGTGGGAGAAGCGGCGCCACGAGAGTCGCGCCAGCCAGCACCAGAGGACGAACGTCGGGACGGCGATCGCGAGGTGCACGACGAAGAGCGCGGCCATCGGCGGGCCGTAGAACGAGCTCGCGGCGTAGGCTTCGCCGGCGCTGCCGAAGCGGATGCTGATCTCCAGCATCAGGACGGCCACGATGGCGGCCAGCAGGAGGCCCGCCTGGAAGTTGCGGTGCTCGCGGTGCCGTCGTTGCGCCGCGAGGCGGAGCGCGTAGACCATCAGGAACGGGGCGAGAACGAAGAAGACGATCGCGGCATCCACGAAGGCGTCCGCCCGCGTACCGAGAAAGCCCGTGGTTGGCATTCGCACCTCATTCCGCCCGAGACAGGCTCCATCACGCGGTTCCCTCCGCGCCGCCGCCGCGGGGGACGCGTCGTCGTTCTACGCGGAGCTGCGCGGATCGGAGGTCGCCGCACTCGTCTGGCGCGCCGTGGATCCCGTCTCCACGGGCCGGGCGTGGCCCGGACGCGTCTTTGCGCGCGGGCTCGGCGAACGGCGGCGGGCGTCGGGGACCTGCGCGTCCGTGCGGATGCAGTACCCGACCATTTCGAACGGCGCGGCGAAAACCACGTTCCCGCCGGCGCCGTAGATCAACAGCGCACCATCCTGAACCACCGCCGACGTGCCGGTGATGCTCAACTCCGACGTACGCGTGCCGCGGAGTCGAACCGTAAAAGTGGTCGGGCCGGTTGTGTCACGCATGCCGCCCTTTGTGGTGGAGGACCGGTCGCCCGACGCCCCGGCGTCGGGGGGTGGGTCTATTCGGTCGGCCGCGTCACGCAGAGTCCCGATCAACGCGCGGTCGCCGGATCTTTGGGCGGCATCGATCCATTTGCGGAGGGTGGAGAGAATCACCACGCGGAGCGTCATCTTGCACCGTCGGCCAGTTCGTGCGCTCGCGGTTGCCCCGGCGGACTGCCGTCGCCGCCACGGTTCGAGATCGGCGCGGGTCCGCGCACGAACCGCGTCTTCCGCGCCGGCCGCGTCTGGAGAGGGTATCGGACCGAGGTCGAGGCTCCAGTAGAGCGTCGTGGAGCACACGCCGGCTCATTCCGAGCGTAGCGCCGTCGAAGGCGCTACGCGAACCGCGTGCAGGGCCGGAACGGCGTGCGCCATGACGCCGACGGCGACCAGCACGACCAACGCGCCGCCCCAGGCGAGCGCGTCCGCCGGATCGATGCCGAACAGCACGCCGGCAGTGGCGCGGGCCGCCGCGAACGCCGCCGCCGAGCCCAGCACCGCGCCGATACCCACGACGAGAGCCCCCTGACGGGCAACGAGCCCCAGTACGTCACGGTGCGTCGCGCCGAGCGCCAAACGGATGCCGATCTCTTGCGTCCGCCTCACGATCGCGTAGGCGATGACGCCGTACAGGCCGATGGCCGCCAGCCAGACGGCCACCAGTCCCGCCGCACCGAGCATCACCGCGAGGAGTTGCGCCGGAAGCAACTGCGACGCCACGTTGTCGCGCAGCGTCAGCCCCTGCCAGAAGACGATGTCCGGATCGACCGCACGCAACTCCTCCTGCATCCTCGCGCCAAGTGCGCCGGCATCGCCCGCGGTGCGCGCGAGCAGTACGGGGACCAGGGCCATCATGCCGGGTCCCTGCGACGCGGCGTAGTGGACGTACGGCGTGGGCGGCTCCTGAAGAAACCGGACCTTGTAGTCGCGGACAACGCCGACAATCTCCACCGGCGGCCGACTGCTGCCGCGGCCCCCCGGCTGAATCCGCCTGCCGACGGCGCTCGTGCCCGGCCACCACCGCCGCGCCAGCGCCTCGTTGACGATCGCCACCCGGGGCGAACCGGGCGTATCGATGGCGGTATCGAAGGGCCGGCCCTCGAGAATCGGCGCCCCCAGGGCGTCGAAGTACTCCTCGCTGACGGTCACCGTCTCGACCGAGCCTGGCGGCGCGTCCGGTCCGCGGCCGTCGGCCGGTCCGATGGCGGCCTGGTTGAAGTTGATGGACAGCGGCGAACGGTCGGCGTGGGCGACCGCCTGGACGCCAGGCAACTCTCGCACCCGTTCCCGTGCACGCTCGAGGAACCGTGCAGCCTCGTTCTCGCCGTATCCGACTAGGCCGAGGCCCACCGTGACCGAGGCGATCTCGTCGGCACGAAAGCCGGGATCGATCCGGCTGGCCACCGACAGATTGCGTCCCAGCAGACCGGCCACGACGAGGAGCACCAGGCAAACGGCGATCTGCAGCGCCACCAGAGCCTCGCGGAGGCTCCACCTGCGGCTCCCCAGTGACCACGCGGGAGCACGCCCGGCCAGCTCGGCCAGCACGCTGGACCGCGTGCCGGTCCATCCAGGCATCAGGCCGGCCGTGATACCGGCCCCCATCGCGACGACGACCGACAGGGCCAGTACCCGGCCGTTCAGGGAAAGATCGAGCGCGACGGGAACCAGCAGCGCGACGGGAACGGCGCCGAGCCCCTCCAGGAGGCCCCAGGCGAGCGCGATGCCCCCGGTCACGCCGAACAGAGCCAGCACCACGCTCTCGACGAGCAGTTGCCGCAGCAGACGTCCGCGGCTCGCCCCCACCGCGAGACGCAGGCCGATTTCCCGCCGCCGTGCGGATGCCCGCGCCAGCAGAAGCCCGGCGACGTTCGCGCAACCGATCAGCAACACCAGTCCGAGCAGTACGAGCAGGCTGGCCGCGCTGGCGCGCAGGCGATCCTCGAACACGGGATGGGTCGACACATCGCCTGTCGGAATGACGGTCGCGCGGAGTCCCGCGTTCGAATCGGGGTACTCCTCCTCGAGCATCTGCATCACGCCGTTCAGGTCGTCGGCAACGCCGGCGGCGGTGTCGCCGTTCCGAAGTCGGCCCTTCACGAGCAGCCAGCGAAGTCCCCGGCTCTGCAGTCGGGTGGCTCCGGGCGCAGGCGACCCGTTGTGCATCACCGTCGGCTGGACGTCGTCGATCCAGGTCATCGGTATCCAGAACGCGGGTGTGAGGATCGGCGGCGTCAGGCCTCC
This DNA window, taken from Acidobacteriota bacterium, encodes the following:
- a CDS encoding protein kinase encodes the protein MPLSTGDRLGPYEIQAPLGAGGMGEVYRATDTRLDRSVAVKVLTQQVAANPEARERFEREARAVAGLSHPHICTLHDIGNQDGTDYLVMELLGGESLAARLERGPLPLDEALSIGIAVAEALDAAHRQGIVHRDLKPGNVMLTPDGVKLLDFGLAKLGAGQQETDADEAPTRTAALTAEGTILGTLNYMSPEQLDGKPADVRSDVFAFGATLYEMITGRRAFEGAGQASIISAVVKDQPPAIVEVQPLAPTTLGRLVETCLAKDPDDRWQTVRDLKRELRWVAQTDSSEAHAVESVAQSAPSRPWFAGSVAGAAIIAAAAGWALKPAPVLPTPDVQRFVIDAPAGHRVTRPFGVSPDGSVVVYGAGDGEVDRLYARPLDSFYTTPVAGSEGIGGDFLVFSPDSLQVAFLTREDDGSTLYRLSLAGGGRLPIAEIGPGFRGAVWLPDDTLVLGGLRTGLRRVPATGGSPEPLTTLDDGEFAHIYPLAIPGRDEILFTVVPNVRNDREALASAWSAVYSPATGDTSRLLDGIVSAYLESGHLLYQRGAGGEGVYLVGFDPGELRVTGDPVPYQTWANELLDTDESLAGAALSRTGVLAYLRRAAGSELRTLAWVDRSGREEPLPLDPAVYRIVRVSPDGDRIALDRRDDPLDVGSHDVWVFDRERSNLSSLVRDEHYNHYPLWSADGETIAFTSARDGPREIYTRAADGTGPIHRLTDDDISQWPLAWSADGRTMAVVAQPTPGGQGPFDIHLLSLDGDDPDGRPLFDSQASEGQPDLSPDGRWIAYRSDESGRDEVYVQRFPELGGRIKISTDGGTSPRWSPDGAELYYRSGSAMMAVTIGNAGASLDVGLPRLLFDGPYLNDSGRNYDIAPDGRFLMVRLADDANLTQVHVVVNWLAELQAMLPSR
- a CDS encoding DUF420 domain-containing protein; this encodes MPTTGFLGTRADAFVDAAIVFFVLAPFLMVYALRLAAQRRHREHRNFQAGLLLAAIVAVLMLEISIRFGSAGEAYAASSFYGPPMAALFVVHLAIAVPTFVLWCWLARLSWRRFSHTLPGPFGRRHRRLGRLAFVGLCLSSATGIGLYVMGYAF
- a CDS encoding ABC transporter permease, encoding MLNDLAFRLRTLFRRSAAEDDLDDELRFHLERSAEQHVTRGLSAREARRRARLEFGQVDVVKDDCRESWGIRQLDALHQDVVYALRLIRKHPALSAVAAVSLAIGIGLNTALFALLDATVLRRLPVAHPEQLVDVYTSDVDGFSWYGSSYPDYLDLRRGTRTLTGLLGYVPSVGAVRIGDRTRPLTGEAVTGNYFQLLGVPAALGRALLPEDDRPGSTPAVVISTGLWSDLFGDDPEVIGRSLWIGGRSYTVVGVTPESFGGLTPPILTPAFWIPMTWIDDVQPTVMHNGSPAPGATRLQSRGLRWLLVKGRLRNGDTAAGVADDLNGVMQMLEEEYPDSNAGLRATVIPTGDVSTHPVFEDRLRASAASLLVLLGLVLLIGCANVAGLLLARASARRREIGLRLAVGASRGRLLRQLLVESVVLALFGVTGGIALAWGLLEGLGAVPVALLVPVALDLSLNGRVLALSVVVAMGAGITAGLMPGWTGTRSSVLAELAGRAPAWSLGSRRWSLREALVALQIAVCLVLLVVAGLLGRNLSVASRIDPGFRADEIASVTVGLGLVGYGENEAARFLERARERVRELPGVQAVAHADRSPLSINFNQAAIGPADGRGPDAPPGSVETVTVSEEYFDALGAPILEGRPFDTAIDTPGSPRVAIVNEALARRWWPGTSAVGRRIQPGGRGSSRPPVEIVGVVRDYKVRFLQEPPTPYVHYAASQGPGMMALVPVLLARTAGDAGALGARMQEELRAVDPDIVFWQGLTLRDNVASQLLPAQLLAVMLGAAGLVAVWLAAIGLYGVIAYAIVRRTQEIGIRLALGATHRDVLGLVARQGALVVGIGAVLGSAAAFAAARATAGVLFGIDPADALAWGGALVVLVAVGVMAHAVPALHAVRVAPSTALRSE